Proteins co-encoded in one Paracoccus aestuarii genomic window:
- a CDS encoding YqgE/AlgH family protein translates to MTPTPQTGLDGPPQNLTGKILIAMPGMADPRFERSVVLVCAHSDEGAMGLVLNRPLPEIGFDELLDQLGIEAADDARRIEVRFGGPVEPGRGFVLHRVAAHGEDPEGRLRIGQALAMTTTRDILMELAQGQGPDPAVLALGYAGWGPGQLEGEMLANGWLTGEGADELIFDASHDDKWQRALRIQGIDPSLLSGEAGHA, encoded by the coding sequence ATGACACCCACCCCGCAGACCGGACTGGACGGCCCCCCGCAGAACCTGACCGGCAAGATCCTGATCGCCATGCCCGGCATGGCCGACCCCCGGTTCGAGCGGTCGGTCGTGCTGGTCTGCGCCCATTCCGACGAGGGGGCGATGGGCCTGGTGCTGAACCGGCCCCTGCCCGAGATCGGCTTTGACGAGCTGCTGGACCAGCTGGGCATCGAGGCGGCGGATGACGCGCGCCGGATCGAGGTGCGCTTCGGCGGCCCGGTCGAGCCGGGGCGCGGATTTGTGCTGCACCGCGTCGCCGCCCATGGCGAGGACCCGGAGGGGCGGCTGCGCATCGGCCAGGCCCTGGCGATGACCACGACCCGCGACATCCTGATGGAGCTGGCCCAGGGGCAGGGGCCCGACCCGGCGGTGCTGGCCCTGGGCTATGCCGGATGGGGGCCGGGCCAGCTGGAGGGCGAGATGCTGGCCAATGGCTGGCTGACGGGCGAGGGCGCGGATGAGCTGATCTTCGATGCCAGCCATGACGACAAGTGGCAGCGCGCGCTGCGCATTCAAGGGATCGACCCGTCCCTGCTGTCGGGCGAGGCCGGCCACGCCTGA
- the map gene encoding type I methionyl aminopeptidase, protein MDEGRITKEGIRLHMPGDFAGMRAAGAVAARILDEVGPMVAPGVTTGALDDFIRDRVAELGATSATIGYRGYQHASCISVNHVVCHGIPGDKVLKDGDILNIDVTVIVDGWFGDTSRMYVAGRAPLKAQRLLQVTHDALMKGIEAVRPGATFGDIGAAIQTYAEDRRMSVVRDFCGHGIGRVFHAPPNVLHFGRPGKGAVLEEGMFFTIEPMINLGRPETKVLADDWTAVTRDKSLSAQFEHSIGVTADGCEIFTPSDRFFPDLS, encoded by the coding sequence ATGGACGAAGGCCGTATCACGAAAGAGGGCATCCGCCTGCACATGCCGGGCGATTTCGCCGGAATGCGAGCGGCCGGGGCCGTGGCGGCGCGGATCCTGGACGAGGTGGGACCGATGGTCGCGCCCGGCGTCACGACCGGCGCGCTGGACGATTTCATCCGCGACCGGGTGGCCGAACTGGGCGCGACCTCGGCCACGATCGGCTATCGCGGATATCAGCATGCCAGCTGCATCAGCGTCAACCACGTGGTCTGCCACGGCATCCCGGGCGACAAGGTGCTGAAGGATGGCGACATCCTGAACATTGACGTGACGGTGATCGTGGATGGTTGGTTCGGCGATACCAGCCGCATGTATGTCGCGGGCCGCGCGCCGCTCAAGGCGCAGCGCCTGCTGCAGGTGACCCATGACGCGCTGATGAAGGGGATCGAGGCCGTGCGCCCCGGCGCGACCTTCGGCGATATCGGCGCCGCGATCCAGACCTATGCCGAGGATCGGCGCATGTCGGTGGTGCGCGACTTCTGCGGCCACGGCATCGGGCGGGTGTTCCACGCGCCGCCGAACGTCCTGCATTTCGGCCGCCCCGGAAAGGGCGCCGTGCTGGAGGAGGGCATGTTCTTCACCATCGAGCCGATGATCAACCTCGGCCGCCCGGAAACCAAGGTCCTGGCCGATGACTGGACGGCGGTGACGCGGGACAAGTCGCTGTCGGCCCAGTTCGAACATTCGATCGGCGTGACCGCCGACGGATGCGAGATCTTCACCCCCTCGGACCGGTTCTTCCCCGACCTGTCCTGA
- a CDS encoding competence/damage-inducible protein A yields the protein MQSDNPTAAILVIGDEILSGRTREGNAHHLAQVLTATGIDLREIRVVSDDHDHIVGAIRALDGTLGGSCDLLFTSGGIGPTHDDITADAVAAAHGTTVEVHATARALLADRCDRMGVELNENRLRMARIPVGATLIDNAVSAAPGFSIGATHVMAGVPEVFRAMVAWLIPQLPVGRPVRSLTVEVRRGESEVAEDLKAIAADYADLSLGSYPFRDDTGWGTNLVVRGLDAARVDQAMAALRTRIGL from the coding sequence ATGCAGTCCGACAACCCCACAGCCGCCATCCTGGTCATCGGCGACGAGATCCTGTCGGGCCGCACCCGCGAGGGAAACGCCCATCACCTGGCCCAGGTGCTGACCGCCACCGGCATCGACCTGCGCGAGATCCGCGTCGTCTCGGACGATCACGACCATATCGTGGGGGCGATCCGGGCGCTGGACGGGACCTTGGGGGGCAGCTGCGATCTGCTGTTCACCTCGGGCGGGATCGGGCCCACCCATGACGACATCACCGCCGATGCCGTGGCCGCAGCCCATGGCACCACGGTCGAGGTCCACGCCACCGCCCGCGCCCTGCTGGCCGACCGCTGCGACCGCATGGGGGTCGAACTGAACGAGAACCGCCTGCGCATGGCCCGCATCCCCGTGGGTGCCACGCTGATCGACAATGCCGTCTCGGCCGCGCCCGGCTTTTCCATTGGCGCGACCCATGTGATGGCGGGCGTCCCCGAGGTCTTCCGCGCCATGGTCGCCTGGCTGATCCCGCAGCTGCCCGTGGGCCGCCCGGTCCGGTCGCTGACCGTCGAGGTGCGCCGCGGCGAAAGCGAGGTGGCCGAGGATCTGAAGGCCATCGCCGCCGATTATGCCGACCTGTCGCTTGGATCCTATCCCTTCCGCGACGATACGGGCTGGGGCACGAACCTGGTCGTGCGGGGCCTTGATGCCGCCCGCGTCGATCAGGCCATGGCCGCGCTGCGCACGCGCATCGGGCTGTGA
- a CDS encoding GNAT family N-acetyltransferase, whose product MRPDPALAAAFEATWPASQTIRCGGFLVGRGAGAGERVSSAVAVGPWTDADIDAACAQHAAWGQPPLFRVWGDDAALIGALRARGMRAHTPTMVMEAPMEALTDRALPPVTAFAIWPPLAIQRQIWAAGGITPARQVVFDSAPHPKAALLGRIRDRAAGAGFVAIHGPVAMIHAVEVLPAYRRQGLAGWMMRQAAFWARDHGATRIALAVAEANGPAQAVYAGLGFTAAGRYAYHAPDA is encoded by the coding sequence GTGAGGCCCGACCCCGCCCTGGCCGCGGCCTTCGAGGCGACCTGGCCCGCATCGCAGACCATCCGCTGCGGCGGCTTCTTGGTCGGGCGCGGCGCGGGGGCGGGCGAGCGTGTCAGCTCGGCCGTGGCGGTCGGGCCGTGGACGGATGCCGATATCGACGCCGCCTGCGCGCAGCATGCCGCATGGGGCCAGCCGCCGCTGTTCCGGGTCTGGGGCGACGATGCCGCGCTGATCGGCGCCCTTCGCGCCCGCGGCATGCGCGCCCATACCCCCACCATGGTCATGGAGGCGCCGATGGAGGCGCTGACCGACCGCGCCCTGCCGCCCGTCACCGCTTTCGCCATCTGGCCGCCCTTGGCGATCCAGCGCCAGATCTGGGCCGCGGGCGGCATCACCCCCGCCCGTCAGGTCGTGTTCGACAGCGCGCCCCACCCCAAGGCCGCGCTGCTGGGCCGCATCCGCGACCGGGCCGCCGGGGCGGGCTTCGTGGCCATCCACGGCCCCGTCGCGATGATCCATGCCGTCGAGGTCCTGCCCGCCTATCGCCGCCAAGGCCTGGCCGGCTGGATGATGCGCCAGGCCGCCTTCTGGGCCCGCGATCACGGCGCCACGCGCATCGCCCTGGCCGTGGCCGAGGCGAACGGCCCCGCGCAGGCCGTCTATGCGGGCCTGGGCTTCACCGCGGCAGGCCGCTACGCCTATCACGCCCCCGACGCCTGA
- a CDS encoding tryptophan 2,3-dioxygenase → MSIDPAQEGARMSFDGRMSYGDYLGLDRLLTAQHPLSDAHDEMLFIIQHQTSELWMKLALLEMGAARERIAEGDLRPAFKMLTRVARIMEQLNSAWDVLRTMTPSEYSTFRPALAESSGFQSHQYRMIEFVAGNRNMAMIAPHAHRPDLADALRAEAARPSLYDEVLGRLRAAGFDVAARPALDAPHAPDAAARAAWAEVYRDPGRYWELYELAEKLVDFEDYFRRWRFNHVTTVERIIGFKRGSGGTSGVTYLRRMLDVVLFPDLWELRTAL, encoded by the coding sequence ATGAGTATCGACCCTGCACAGGAAGGCGCGCGCATGTCCTTCGACGGGCGCATGTCCTATGGCGATTACCTGGGGCTGGACCGGCTGTTGACGGCACAGCACCCGCTGTCGGATGCGCATGACGAGATGCTGTTCATCATCCAGCACCAGACCTCCGAGCTGTGGATGAAGCTGGCGCTGCTGGAGATGGGGGCGGCGCGCGAGCGGATCGCCGAGGGCGATCTGCGCCCGGCGTTCAAGATGCTGACCCGCGTGGCGCGGATCATGGAGCAGCTGAATTCGGCCTGGGACGTGCTGCGCACCATGACGCCGTCGGAATATTCGACCTTTCGCCCCGCGCTGGCCGAAAGCAGCGGGTTTCAGTCGCATCAATACCGGATGATCGAATTCGTCGCGGGCAACCGCAACATGGCGATGATCGCGCCCCATGCGCATCGGCCCGACCTGGCGGATGCGCTGCGGGCCGAGGCCGCGCGACCGTCGCTCTATGACGAGGTTCTGGGGCGGCTGCGGGCGGCGGGGTTCGACGTGGCGGCGCGCCCGGCGCTGGACGCACCCCATGCGCCGGATGCGGCGGCGCGGGCGGCCTGGGCCGAGGTCTATCGCGATCCGGGGCGGTATTGGGAGCTCTATGAGCTGGCCGAAAAGCTGGTCGATTTCGAGGATTATTTCCGCCGCTGGCGGTTCAATCATGTGACGACGGTGGAGCGGATCATCGGCTTCAAGCGCGGATCGGGGGGCACCTCGGGGGTGACCTATCTGCGGCGGATGCTGGACGTGGTGCTGTTCCCGGACCTGTGGGAGCTGCGGACCGCGCTGTGA
- a CDS encoding AMP-binding protein, with the protein MLGPSGHEDSFTRDNLPPPEAWPRIDLSGYDYPDWLNAGAELTDRMVDRGFGDRVALVGNGRARTYKELSDWTNRLAHALVADYGLRPGNRVLIRSANNPATVACWLAATKAGAVVVNTMPMLRAKELSQIIDKARVTHALCDTRLMDELVAAARGSTLTTVVGFDGTANHDAELDRAALTKPVRFEAVRTGRDDVALLGMTSGSTGEPKATMHFHRDLLIIADGYAREVLGVTPDDVFVGSPPLAFTFGLGGLAVFPLRFGASAVLLEDASPPNMIEIIERHRATICVTAPTAYRVMLRAMDQGADLSSLRVAISAGETLPAPIWQDWHDRTGKPMLDGIGATEMLHIFLTNRLDDSHPGCTGRPVQGYRARIVDDAGQEVPRGEMGRLAVIGPTGCRYLNDARQAEYVQGGWNLTGDTFWQDDDGRFHFAARCDDIIVSAGYNIAGPDVEAALLAHPDVLECAVIGAPDVERGQIVEAHVVLAPGVAPDTATAERLQRHVKDAIAPFKYPRRVVFCEALPKTQTGKIQRFRLKQ; encoded by the coding sequence ATGCTGGGACCAAGCGGGCACGAGGACAGCTTCACGCGCGACAACCTGCCCCCGCCGGAGGCCTGGCCGCGGATCGACCTGTCCGGATACGACTATCCCGACTGGCTGAACGCGGGGGCGGAGCTGACCGACCGCATGGTCGATCGCGGCTTTGGCGACCGGGTGGCGCTGGTCGGCAACGGGCGGGCCCGGACCTACAAGGAGCTGTCGGACTGGACCAACCGGCTGGCCCATGCGCTGGTCGCGGATTACGGGCTGCGGCCGGGCAACAGGGTGCTGATCCGGTCGGCCAACAACCCCGCGACGGTCGCCTGCTGGCTGGCCGCGACCAAGGCGGGGGCGGTGGTGGTGAACACCATGCCCATGCTGCGCGCCAAGGAGCTGTCCCAGATCATCGACAAGGCGCGGGTGACCCATGCGCTGTGCGACACGCGGCTGATGGATGAGCTGGTGGCGGCGGCCAGGGGTTCGACGCTGACGACGGTCGTTGGCTTCGACGGCACCGCGAACCATGACGCGGAGCTGGACCGCGCGGCGCTGACCAAGCCCGTGCGCTTCGAGGCGGTGCGGACCGGGCGCGATGACGTGGCGCTGCTGGGGATGACCTCGGGGTCGACGGGCGAGCCCAAGGCCACGATGCATTTCCACCGCGACCTCTTGATCATCGCCGACGGCTATGCGCGCGAGGTGCTGGGGGTGACGCCCGACGATGTCTTCGTGGGGTCGCCGCCCTTGGCGTTCACCTTCGGGCTGGGCGGGCTGGCGGTGTTTCCGCTGCGCTTTGGGGCCAGCGCGGTGCTGTTGGAGGATGCCTCGCCCCCGAACATGATCGAGATCATCGAACGCCACCGCGCCACGATCTGCGTGACCGCGCCCACGGCGTACCGGGTGATGCTGCGCGCGATGGATCAGGGGGCGGACCTGTCCAGCCTGCGCGTGGCGATTAGCGCCGGAGAGACCCTGCCCGCCCCCATCTGGCAGGATTGGCACGACCGCACGGGCAAGCCGATGCTGGACGGGATCGGCGCGACCGAGATGCTGCACATCTTCCTGACCAACCGGCTGGATGACAGCCATCCGGGCTGCACCGGGCGGCCGGTGCAGGGATACCGCGCCCGGATCGTAGACGATGCGGGACAGGAGGTGCCGCGCGGAGAGATGGGGCGGTTGGCAGTAATCGGGCCCACGGGCTGCCGCTATCTGAACGATGCACGGCAGGCGGAGTATGTGCAGGGCGGCTGGAACCTGACCGGCGACACCTTCTGGCAGGACGATGACGGGCGGTTCCATTTCGCGGCGCGCTGCGACGACATCATCGTGTCGGCGGGCTACAACATTGCGGGGCCGGATGTGGAGGCCGCGCTGCTGGCGCATCCCGACGTGCTGGAATGCGCGGTGATCGGCGCGCCGGACGTCGAACGCGGCCAGATCGTCGAGGCGCATGTGGTGCTGGCCCCCGGCGTCGCGCCCGATACCGCGACCGCGGAGCGGTTGCAGCGTCATGTGAAGGATGCGATCGCGCCCTTCAAATATCCCCGCCGGGTGGTCTTCTGCGAGGCCCTGCCCAAGACCCAGACCGGCAAGATCCAGAGGTTCAGGCTGAAGCAATGA
- a CDS encoding RidA family protein: MHEPLHPATWKRASGYSNGVMARGRMIFTGGLVGWDADQVFQTDDFAGQVRQVLENIVAVLAEGGAGPEHLVRLTWYVTDKHEYLGALRDVGAAYRDVIGRHYPAMALVQVVALVEDRAKVEIEATAVVPE; encoded by the coding sequence ATGCATGAACCCCTGCATCCGGCGACGTGGAAGCGCGCCTCGGGCTATTCCAACGGGGTGATGGCGCGGGGGCGGATGATCTTTACCGGCGGGCTGGTGGGCTGGGACGCGGATCAGGTCTTTCAGACCGACGATTTCGCGGGACAGGTCCGGCAGGTGCTGGAGAACATCGTGGCGGTCCTGGCCGAGGGCGGCGCGGGGCCCGAGCATCTGGTGCGGCTGACCTGGTATGTCACCGACAAGCACGAATATCTGGGCGCGCTGCGCGATGTGGGGGCGGCCTATCGCGACGTGATCGGGCGGCATTACCCGGCCATGGCGCTGGTGCAGGTCGTGGCGCTGGTCGAGGACCGCGCCAAGGTCGAGATCGAGGCCACCGCCGTGGTGCCGGAATAG
- a CDS encoding acyl-CoA thioesterase has product MTYSRTIPIEFCHCDPAGIVFYPRYAEMVNHMVENFFLEVVGHGFGPMMAAGQGMPTVALEMAFRKPARLGDRLDWTLVVEHLGRTSARFLVRGEDRVEARTTVVWMDRDFTPSPWPDAMRQTLEAHHA; this is encoded by the coding sequence ATGACCTATTCCCGCACCATTCCCATCGAATTCTGCCACTGCGACCCGGCGGGGATCGTCTTCTATCCCCGCTATGCGGAGATGGTGAACCACATGGTGGAGAACTTCTTTCTGGAGGTCGTGGGGCATGGCTTCGGGCCGATGATGGCGGCCGGTCAGGGCATGCCCACCGTCGCGCTGGAGATGGCCTTCCGCAAGCCCGCGCGCCTTGGCGACCGGCTGGACTGGACGCTGGTGGTCGAGCATCTGGGCCGGACCAGCGCGCGCTTCCTGGTGCGCGGCGAGGACCGGGTCGAGGCGCGGACCACGGTGGTCTGGATGGACCGCGACTTCACCCCGTCCCCCTGGCCGGACGCCATGCGACAGACACTGGAGGCGCATCATGCATGA
- a CDS encoding acyl-CoA dehydrogenase family protein, whose protein sequence is MDRSFLDWPFLEDRHRVLAEGLEDWAAGALPVDHGDVDGACRGLVRALGDGGWLAHSGGEALDVRALCLIRETLARHDGLADFAFAMQGLGMGAVTLFGSGPQRAWLERTRAGQAISGFALTEPASGSDVARLATTARRDGDGWVLDGEKTYISNGGIADVYVIVARTGEGEGARGLSAFLLQAETPGLEVVGRIDVMAPHPLAHLRLTGVRLPGEALIGQPGQGFRIAMTVLDHFRPTVGAAALGFARRALDEALARVRSRRIHGAPMAELQMVQGHLADMALKIDAAALLIYRAAWAKDHGAPRITREAAMAKLYATEVAQEVIDQAVQLHGGDGVRTGSVVESLYREIRALRIYEGASDVQRVVIARSILEGA, encoded by the coding sequence ATGGACCGCAGCTTTCTGGACTGGCCGTTCCTCGAGGATCGGCATCGGGTGCTGGCCGAAGGGCTGGAGGATTGGGCGGCAGGTGCGCTGCCCGTGGATCACGGCGACGTGGACGGAGCCTGCCGGGGGCTGGTGCGGGCGTTGGGGGACGGCGGCTGGCTGGCGCATTCGGGGGGCGAGGCGCTGGACGTGCGCGCGCTGTGCCTGATCCGCGAGACGCTGGCGCGCCATGACGGGTTGGCGGATTTCGCCTTCGCCATGCAGGGGCTGGGCATGGGGGCGGTGACGCTGTTCGGCAGCGGGCCGCAGCGGGCGTGGCTGGAGCGGACGCGGGCGGGGCAGGCGATTTCGGGCTTTGCGCTGACCGAGCCTGCCTCGGGGTCGGACGTCGCGCGCCTGGCGACCACCGCGCGGCGGGACGGCGACGGGTGGGTTCTGGACGGGGAGAAGACCTATATCTCCAACGGCGGGATCGCGGATGTTTATGTGATCGTCGCGCGGACCGGAGAGGGTGAGGGCGCGCGGGGGCTGTCGGCATTTCTGCTGCAAGCGGAAACGCCGGGGCTGGAGGTGGTCGGGCGCATCGACGTGATGGCCCCCCATCCGCTGGCGCATCTGCGGCTGACCGGGGTGCGGCTGCCGGGGGAGGCGCTGATCGGGCAGCCGGGTCAGGGCTTCCGCATCGCCATGACGGTGCTGGATCATTTCCGGCCTACGGTGGGGGCCGCGGCCCTGGGCTTCGCGCGCCGGGCGCTGGACGAGGCGCTGGCGCGGGTGCGGTCGCGCCGGATCCATGGCGCGCCGATGGCCGAGCTGCAGATGGTCCAGGGGCATCTGGCCGACATGGCGCTGAAGATCGACGCCGCCGCCCTGCTGATCTATCGGGCGGCCTGGGCCAAGGACCACGGTGCGCCCCGCATCACGCGCGAGGCGGCGATGGCCAAGCTCTATGCCACCGAGGTCGCGCAGGAGGTCATCGACCAAGCCGTGCAGCTGCATGGCGGCGACGGCGTGCGCACCGGCAGCGTGGTCGAGAGCCTGTACCGCGAGATCCGCGCGTTGCGCATCTATGAGGGGGCCAGCGACGTGCAACGCGTCGTCATCGCCCGCAGCATCCTGGAGGGCGCATGA
- a CDS encoding enoyl-CoA hydratase family protein: protein MNPVPMADLAPEHFLWEVTDRIAVIRLNRPERKNPLTFDSYAELGACFRMLAHASDVDVVVLASNGGNFCSGGDVHEIIGPLVGMEMPQLLAFTRMTGELVRAMIHCGKPVIAAVEGVCVGAGAIMAMASDLRLAAPSAKAAFLFTKVGLAGCDMGACAMLPRIVGQGRAAELLYTGRVLRAEEGERWGFWNSLHDDVFAAAMELARAIAAGPVWAHGITKTQLLQEWTMGLDQAIEAEAQAQAICMTTRDFERAYRAFVARQTPVFEGN, encoded by the coding sequence ATGAACCCCGTCCCCATGGCCGATCTGGCACCCGAGCATTTTCTGTGGGAGGTCACGGACCGCATCGCGGTGATCCGCCTGAACCGCCCCGAGCGCAAGAACCCCCTGACCTTCGACAGCTATGCCGAACTGGGCGCCTGCTTCCGGATGCTCGCCCATGCGTCGGACGTGGATGTGGTTGTGCTGGCGTCGAATGGCGGGAATTTCTGCTCGGGCGGCGACGTGCATGAGATCATCGGCCCGCTGGTCGGGATGGAGATGCCGCAGCTCTTGGCCTTCACCCGCATGACGGGGGAGTTGGTGCGCGCGATGATCCATTGCGGCAAGCCGGTGATCGCCGCGGTCGAGGGGGTCTGTGTCGGCGCGGGCGCGATCATGGCCATGGCCAGCGACCTGCGGCTGGCGGCGCCCTCGGCCAAGGCCGCGTTCCTCTTCACCAAGGTTGGGCTTGCGGGCTGCGACATGGGCGCCTGCGCGATGCTGCCGCGGATCGTGGGCCAGGGGCGGGCGGCGGAACTGCTGTATACGGGCCGCGTGCTGCGCGCCGAGGAGGGCGAGCGGTGGGGGTTCTGGAACAGCCTGCATGACGACGTCTTTGCCGCCGCGATGGAGTTGGCGCGGGCGATCGCGGCGGGGCCTGTCTGGGCGCATGGCATCACCAAGACGCAGCTGCTGCAGGAATGGACCATGGGTCTGGATCAGGCGATCGAGGCCGAGGCGCAGGCCCAGGCCATCTGCATGACGACGCGCGATTTCGAGCGGGCCTATCGGGCCTTCGTCGCCAGACAGACGCCGGTCTTCGAGGGCAACTGA
- a CDS encoding MarR family winged helix-turn-helix transcriptional regulator codes for MTDLSKRRLKTWIRLLGVTRGAENHLRDYLRRAHGTTLPRFDVMAALWRRRDGVTMSELSRLLLVSNGNATAVVDRLEADGLVRREAEDGDRRRIRVRLTPEGLEAFEIMALGHEAEVDAILSRLSETDLEALRDILSRAGRPE; via the coding sequence ATGACCGACCTGTCCAAGCGGCGGCTGAAGACCTGGATCCGCCTTCTGGGCGTGACGCGGGGGGCCGAGAACCACCTGCGCGACTATCTGCGCCGCGCGCATGGCACGACCCTGCCCCGGTTCGACGTGATGGCGGCCTTGTGGCGCAGGCGCGACGGCGTGACCATGTCCGAGCTGTCGCGCCTGCTGCTGGTGTCGAACGGCAATGCCACGGCGGTCGTCGACCGGCTGGAGGCCGATGGCCTGGTTCGCCGCGAGGCCGAGGATGGCGACCGCCGCCGCATCCGCGTGCGCCTGACGCCCGAAGGCCTGGAGGCGTTCGAGATCATGGCCTTGGGCCATGAGGCCGAGGTCGACGCGATCCTGAGCCGATTGTCCGAAACCGATCTGGAGGCGCTGCGCGACATCCTGTCCCGCGCCGGGAGGCCCGAATGA
- a CDS encoding SDR family NAD(P)-dependent oxidoreductase, which yields MTRILITGGGSGTGADMARAFAAQGHEVVITGRDAAKLGAVAGGLIRAVPGDVSDEDQVRAVFDAAGPCQVVIANAGIAEAAPFGKVTMEHWHRIIAVNLTGVFLTFRQALAQMGPGGRMIAICSITGVRGAAYAAPYAASKHGVMGLVRSLALEVAKKDITVNAICPGYLDTEMTRRSIANIMDKTGRDHDAAVAALAGKNPQARLIAPSEVTATALWLASPAAASANGQAIVLDGGESA from the coding sequence ATGACCCGCATCCTGATCACCGGCGGCGGCAGCGGCACCGGCGCCGACATGGCCCGCGCCTTTGCGGCCCAAGGCCATGAGGTCGTCATCACCGGCCGCGATGCGGCGAAACTGGGGGCGGTGGCGGGGGGCCTGATCCGCGCCGTGCCGGGCGATGTCAGCGACGAGGATCAGGTCCGCGCGGTCTTTGACGCGGCCGGTCCCTGTCAGGTCGTCATCGCCAATGCGGGCATCGCCGAGGCCGCGCCCTTCGGCAAGGTCACGATGGAGCATTGGCACCGCATCATCGCGGTGAACCTGACCGGGGTGTTCCTGACCTTCCGCCAGGCGCTGGCGCAGATGGGACCGGGGGGGCGAATGATCGCCATCTGCTCGATCACCGGGGTGCGCGGGGCGGCCTATGCGGCGCCCTATGCGGCCAGCAAGCATGGGGTGATGGGCCTCGTGCGGTCGCTGGCGCTGGAGGTCGCGAAGAAGGACATCACCGTCAACGCGATCTGCCCCGGCTATCTGGATACCGAGATGACGCGGCGCAGCATCGCCAACATCATGGACAAGACCGGCCGCGACCATGATGCGGCGGTGGCCGCGCTGGCGGGCAAGAACCCGCAGGCGCGGCTGATCGCGCCCTCCGAGGTCACGGCGACCGCTTTGTGGCTGGCTTCCCCCGCGGCGGCCAGCGCGAACGGCCAGGCCATCGTCCTGGACGGGGGCGAGAGCGCATGA